The following coding sequences lie in one Cherax quadricarinatus isolate ZL_2023a unplaced genomic scaffold, ASM3850222v1 Contig1416, whole genome shotgun sequence genomic window:
- the LOC138851653 gene encoding pro-resilin-like, with amino-acid sequence MKTVALLLCVAVAAARAAPQGYGAPGPIGSGGSGGSGGSGGSGGYSGSGGSGGSGGSGGQYASAPANYNFQWDVDDAASGNSFGHGEEANNGIVQGRYYVRLPDTRLQQVEYTADDSGYHPVVTYEGQAQFGGGGGGGSGQGGGYYP; translated from the exons ACCGTGGCTCTTCTATTATGTGTGGCTGTGGCAGCGGCACGGGCGGCTCCCCAGGGCTACGGGGCCCCAGGACCCATTGGATCCGGCGGATCCGGTGGGTCGGGCGGATCCGGAGGGTCCGGCGGGTATAGCGGGTCCGGAGGGTCCGGGGGGTCCGGAGGGTCTGGTGGCCAGTACGCCTCCGCACCTGCAAATTACAACTTTCAGTGGGATGTCGACGACGCAGCCTCTGGTAACTCCTTCGGCCACGGGGAAGAAGCCAACAACGGTATAGTACAGGGAAG GTACTACGTGAGGCTGCCAGACACTCGTCTCCAGCAGGTGGAGTACACCGCTGACGACTCCGGCTACCACCCAGTCGTTACCTATGAAGGCCAGGCCCAGTTCGGCGGCGGAGGTGGAGGTGGATCTGGCCAGGGCGGAGGCTACTACCCCTAG